From the genome of Streptomyces sp. V1I1, one region includes:
- the gyrB gene encoding DNA topoisomerase (ATP-hydrolyzing) subunit B has translation MLCQKGRFVADSGNPNENIPSTPAGGNGEVSASYDASAITVLEGLDAVRKRPGMYIGSTGERGLHHLVQEVVDNSVDEALAGHADTIDVMILADGGVRVVDNGRGIPVDIVPSEGKPAVEVVLTVLHAGGKFGGGGYAVSGGLHGVGVSVVNALSSKLSVEVKRDGYRWTQDYKLGVPTAPLAKNEPTDETGTTVTFWADGDIFETTEYSFETLSRRFQEMAFLNKGLTLTLTDERESAKATVGADAPEEPDEEPPARAVTYYYEGGIVDFVKYLNSRKGELIHPTVIDIEAEDKERMLSVEIAMQWNSQYTEGVYSFANTIHTHEGGTHEEGFRSALTGLVNRYARDKKLLREKDDNLSGEDIREGLTAIISVKLGEPQFEGQTKTKLGNTEAKTFVQKVVHEHLTDWFDRNPNEAADIIRKSIQAQTARVAARKARDLTRRKGLLESASLPGKLSDCQSNDPTKCEIFIVEGDSAGGSAKSGRNPMYQAILPIRGKILNVEKARIDKILQNTEVQALISAFGTGVHEDFDIEKLRYHKIILMADADVDGQHINTLLLTFLFRFMRPLVEAGHVYLSRPPLYKIKWGRDDFEYAYSDRERDALVELGKQNGKRIKEDSIQRFKGLGEMNAEELRITTMDVDHRVLGQVTLDDAAQADDLFSVLMGEDVEARRSFIQRNAKDVRFLDI, from the coding sequence GTGCTGTGCCAGAAAGGGCGCTTCGTGGCCGATTCCGGCAACCCCAACGAGAACATTCCGTCCACTCCTGCCGGTGGAAACGGCGAGGTATCCGCCTCGTACGACGCCAGCGCGATCACAGTCCTCGAGGGTCTGGACGCGGTCCGCAAGCGCCCCGGCATGTACATCGGCTCGACCGGTGAGCGTGGACTTCACCACCTTGTGCAAGAGGTCGTCGACAACTCCGTCGACGAGGCCCTCGCCGGGCACGCGGACACCATCGACGTCATGATCCTTGCCGACGGTGGCGTACGCGTGGTCGACAACGGCCGCGGTATCCCGGTGGACATTGTCCCGTCCGAGGGCAAGCCGGCCGTCGAGGTGGTGCTGACCGTTCTGCACGCAGGCGGCAAGTTCGGCGGCGGCGGCTACGCCGTCTCCGGCGGTCTGCACGGCGTCGGCGTATCGGTCGTCAACGCCCTGTCGTCCAAGCTCTCCGTCGAGGTCAAGCGCGACGGCTACCGCTGGACGCAGGACTACAAGCTCGGTGTCCCGACCGCGCCCCTCGCGAAGAACGAGCCCACGGACGAGACCGGCACCACGGTGACGTTCTGGGCCGACGGCGACATCTTCGAGACGACCGAGTACTCCTTCGAGACGCTCTCCCGCCGTTTCCAGGAGATGGCCTTCCTCAATAAGGGCCTGACCCTGACGCTGACGGACGAGCGCGAGTCGGCGAAGGCCACCGTAGGTGCCGACGCCCCCGAGGAGCCGGACGAGGAGCCGCCCGCACGCGCGGTGACGTACTACTACGAAGGCGGCATCGTCGACTTCGTCAAGTACCTCAACTCCCGCAAGGGCGAGCTCATCCACCCGACCGTCATCGACATCGAGGCCGAGGACAAGGAGCGGATGCTCTCGGTCGAGATCGCGATGCAGTGGAACTCTCAGTACACCGAGGGTGTGTACTCCTTCGCGAACACGATCCACACCCACGAGGGCGGTACCCACGAAGAGGGCTTCCGGTCCGCTCTGACGGGCCTGGTCAACCGGTACGCGCGCGACAAGAAGCTGCTGCGCGAGAAGGACGACAACCTCTCCGGCGAGGACATCCGCGAGGGTCTGACCGCGATCATCTCGGTCAAGCTGGGCGAGCCGCAGTTCGAGGGCCAGACCAAGACCAAGCTGGGCAACACGGAGGCGAAGACCTTCGTGCAGAAGGTCGTGCACGAGCACCTCACCGACTGGTTCGACCGCAATCCCAATGAGGCCGCGGACATCATCCGCAAGTCCATCCAGGCGCAGACGGCGCGCGTCGCGGCCCGCAAGGCCCGCGACCTGACCCGTCGCAAGGGCCTGCTGGAGTCGGCTTCGCTGCCGGGCAAGCTGAGTGACTGCCAGTCCAACGACCCGACGAAGTGCGAGATCTTCATCGTCGAGGGTGACTCCGCCGGCGGCTCGGCGAAGTCCGGCCGTAACCCGATGTACCAGGCGATCCTGCCCATCCGAGGCAAGATCCTGAACGTCGAGAAGGCGCGGATCGACAAGATCCTGCAGAACACCGAGGTCCAGGCGCTGATCTCGGCCTTCGGTACCGGAGTCCACGAGGACTTCGACATCGAGAAGCTCCGCTATCACAAGATCATCCTGATGGCGGACGCCGACGTCGACGGCCAGCACATCAACACGCTGCTGCTGACCTTCCTGTTCCGCTTCATGCGGCCGCTGGTCGAGGCCGGGCACGTCTACCTCTCGCGCCCGCCGCTCTACAAGATCAAGTGGGGTCGGGACGACTTCGAGTACGCGTACTCGGACCGTGAGCGCGACGCGCTCGTCGAGCTCGGCAAGCAGAACGGCAAGCGGATCAAGGAAGACTCGATCCAGCGCTTCAAGGGTCTCGGCGAGATGAACGCCGAGGAGCTGCGCATCACCACGATGGACGTGGACCACCGCGTGCTCGGCCAGGTCACGCTCGACGACGCGGCGCAGGCCGACGACCTGTTCTCGGTGCTGATGGGCGAGGACGTCGAGGCGCGGCGCTCGTTCATTCAGCGCAATGCCAAGGACGTCCGCTTCCTCGACATCTGA
- a CDS encoding DUF721 domain-containing protein — translation MSEDPGEDPGGEPVQTPKVPESSGVDLARVALRAAKEQAKARGAAAQQKKQARRGGGLRSGARADGRDPLPLGAAINRLITERGWETPAAVGGVMGRWPQIVGEDLANHCVPLKYDEDPDERVLTVQCDSTAWATQLRLLAPRLVARLNEDLGHGTVRLIKVLGPGGPQKGYGPLRAPGSVGPGDTYG, via the coding sequence ATGAGCGAGGACCCCGGCGAGGACCCCGGCGGCGAGCCCGTTCAGACGCCGAAGGTGCCCGAGTCGTCGGGCGTCGACCTGGCGCGGGTCGCGCTGCGCGCGGCGAAGGAGCAGGCGAAGGCGCGGGGTGCGGCGGCGCAGCAGAAGAAGCAGGCCAGGCGGGGCGGGGGGCTGCGGTCGGGGGCGCGTGCGGACGGCCGCGATCCGCTCCCGCTGGGTGCCGCGATCAACCGGCTGATCACCGAGCGGGGCTGGGAGACGCCGGCCGCGGTGGGCGGGGTGATGGGGCGCTGGCCGCAGATCGTGGGCGAGGACCTGGCGAACCACTGTGTGCCGTTGAAGTACGACGAAGATCCTGACGAGCGCGTGCTGACGGTGCAGTGCGACTCGACGGCGTGGGCGACGCAGCTGCGGCTGCTGGCGCCGAGGCTGGTGGCGCGGCTGAACGAGGACTTGGGTCACGGGACGGTACGGCTGATCAAGGTGCTGGGGCCCGGGGGGCCGCAGAAGGGGTACGGGCCGCTGAGAGCGCCGGGGAGTGTGGGGCCGGGCGACACGTACGGCTGA
- the recF gene encoding DNA replication/repair protein RecF, with product MHVTHLSLADFRSYARVEVPLDPGVSVFVGANGQGKTNLVEAVGYLATLSSHRVSSDAPLVRMGADRAVIRAAVTQGERSQLVELELNPGKANRARINRSSQVRPRDVLGIVRSVLFAPEDLALVKGDPGERRRFLDELVTARSPRMAGVRSDYERVLKQRNTLLKSAAMARRHGGRVGATPGTKSGGADLSTLDVWDQHLARAGAELLAQRIELIAALEPLAEKAYEQVAPGGGPVALEYRSSAGGSAGAGAAGVQGRDALYEQLIGALTEVRKQEIERGVTLVGPHRDDLLLKLGQLPAKGYASHGESWSYALALRLASYDLLRAEGNEPVLVLDDVFAELDARRRERLAELVAPGEQVLVTAAVEDDVPGVLAGTRYAVADGAVERV from the coding sequence ATGCACGTCACGCATTTGTCGCTGGCCGACTTCCGCTCGTACGCCCGGGTCGAGGTCCCGCTCGACCCGGGCGTCTCCGTGTTCGTGGGGGCGAACGGGCAGGGCAAGACCAATCTCGTCGAGGCGGTCGGCTATCTGGCGACGCTGTCCAGTCACCGGGTCTCCTCTGACGCGCCGCTGGTGCGGATGGGGGCGGACCGTGCGGTGATCCGGGCCGCCGTCACGCAGGGCGAGCGCTCCCAGCTGGTCGAGCTGGAGCTCAATCCGGGCAAGGCGAACCGGGCCCGTATCAACAGGTCTTCGCAGGTCAGACCGCGTGATGTGCTGGGGATAGTGCGGTCGGTGCTGTTCGCGCCGGAGGATCTGGCGCTGGTGAAGGGCGATCCCGGCGAGCGGCGGCGGTTCCTCGACGAGCTGGTCACGGCGCGGTCGCCGCGGATGGCGGGGGTGCGGTCCGACTACGAGCGCGTGCTCAAACAGCGCAACACCCTGCTGAAGTCGGCGGCGATGGCGCGGCGGCACGGCGGGCGCGTGGGGGCAACTCCAGGGACGAAGTCCGGCGGGGCGGATCTGTCGACGCTGGATGTGTGGGACCAGCATCTGGCGCGGGCCGGCGCGGAGTTGCTGGCGCAGCGGATCGAACTGATCGCGGCGCTGGAGCCGCTGGCGGAGAAGGCGTACGAGCAGGTGGCGCCGGGGGGCGGGCCAGTGGCGCTGGAGTACCGTTCCTCCGCCGGTGGCAGTGCGGGTGCGGGTGCGGCCGGGGTGCAGGGGCGCGACGCGCTGTACGAGCAGCTGATCGGCGCGCTGACGGAGGTGCGCAAGCAGGAGATCGAGCGGGGCGTGACGCTGGTCGGGCCGCACCGGGACGACCTGTTGCTCAAGCTGGGGCAGCTGCCGGCGAAGGGGTACGCCAGCCATGGCGAGTCCTGGTCGTACGCGCTGGCGCTGCGGCTGGCCTCCTACGACCTTCTCCGCGCGGAGGGCAATGAGCCCGTGCTGGTGCTCGACGATGTCTTCGCGGAGCTGGACGCGCGGCGTCGGGAGCGGCTGGCGGAACTGGTGGCTCCGGGTGAGCAGGTGCTGGTGACCGCGGCGGTCGAGGACGATGTGCCGGGGGTGCTGGCGGGGACGCGGTACGCGGTGGCGGACGGGGCGGTGGAACGCGTATGA
- the gnd gene encoding phosphogluconate dehydrogenase (NAD(+)-dependent, decarboxylating), with protein sequence MELGLVGLGKMGGNMRERIRRAGHTVIGYDRNHDVADVHSLEELVGKLKGPRVVWVMVPAGSATQSTIDELAALLSPGDIVVDGGNSRWTDDERHAVELGIKGIGFVDCGVSGGVWGLENGYALMYGGHAEHVAKVQPVFDALKPEGEFGSVHAGKVGAGHFAKMVHNGIEYAMMQAYAEGWELLEKVNSVTDVREVFRSWQEGTVIRSWLLDLAVNALDQDEHLDQLRGYAEDSGEGRWTVEAAIDNAVPLPAITASLFARFASRQDDSPQMKMVAALRNQFGGHAVENKK encoded by the coding sequence ATGGAGCTCGGTCTCGTCGGCCTCGGCAAGATGGGCGGCAACATGCGCGAGCGCATCCGCCGCGCAGGCCACACCGTCATCGGCTACGACCGTAACCACGACGTCGCCGATGTCCACAGCCTCGAAGAGCTTGTGGGCAAGCTGAAGGGCCCGCGGGTCGTCTGGGTGATGGTCCCGGCCGGATCCGCGACCCAGTCCACCATCGACGAGCTGGCCGCCCTGCTGTCCCCCGGCGACATCGTGGTGGACGGCGGCAACTCCCGCTGGACGGACGACGAGCGGCACGCCGTAGAGCTGGGCATCAAGGGCATCGGCTTCGTCGACTGCGGTGTGTCCGGCGGCGTCTGGGGCCTGGAGAACGGCTACGCGCTGATGTACGGCGGCCATGCCGAGCACGTCGCGAAGGTGCAGCCGGTCTTCGACGCGCTGAAGCCCGAGGGCGAGTTCGGCTCGGTGCACGCGGGCAAGGTCGGCGCGGGCCACTTCGCGAAGATGGTCCACAACGGCATCGAGTACGCCATGATGCAGGCCTACGCCGAGGGCTGGGAGCTGCTGGAGAAGGTCAACTCGGTCACCGACGTACGCGAGGTCTTCCGCTCCTGGCAGGAGGGCACGGTCATCCGTTCCTGGCTGCTCGACCTGGCGGTCAACGCGCTGGACCAGGACGAGCACCTGGACCAGCTGCGCGGTTATGCAGAGGACTCCGGCGAGGGCCGGTGGACTGTGGAAGCCGCGATCGACAACGCGGTGCCGCTGCCCGCGATCACCGCGTCGCTGTTCGCGCGGTTCGCGTCTCGTCAGGACGACTCCCCGCAGATGAAGATGGTCGCGGCGCTGCGCAACCAGTTCGGCGGCCACGCGGTCGAGAACAAGAAGTAG
- the dnaN gene encoding DNA polymerase III subunit beta yields the protein MKIRVERDVLAEAVAWVARSLPARPPAPVLAGLLLKAEDGALSFSSFDYEVSARVSVEAEVDEDGTVLVSGRLLADICRALPNRPVEISTDGVRATVVCGSSRFTLHTLPVEEYPALPQMPTATGTVPGEVFASAAAQVAIAAGRDDTLPVLTGVRIEIEGDTVTLASTDRYRFAVREFLWKPENPDASAVALVPAKTLLDTAKALTSGDTVTLALSGSGAGEGLIGFEGAGRRTTTRLLEGDLPKYRTLFPTEFNSVAVIETAPFVEAVKRVALVAERNTPVRLSFEQGVLILEAGSSDDAQAVERVDANLDGDDISIAFNPTFLLDGLSAIDSPVAQLSFTTSTKPALLSGKPAVDAEADEAYKYLIMPVRLSG from the coding sequence GTGAAGATCCGGGTGGAGCGCGATGTACTCGCGGAGGCGGTGGCCTGGGTGGCCCGGAGCCTCCCGGCCCGTCCGCCGGCGCCCGTACTCGCGGGCCTTCTTCTGAAGGCGGAGGACGGCGCCCTCAGCTTCTCGAGCTTCGACTACGAGGTCTCGGCCCGCGTCTCCGTGGAGGCGGAGGTGGACGAGGACGGCACCGTCCTGGTCTCCGGCCGACTGCTCGCAGACATCTGCCGCGCCCTCCCCAACCGCCCGGTGGAGATTTCCACAGACGGTGTACGGGCGACCGTCGTCTGTGGCTCCTCGCGATTCACACTCCACACCCTGCCTGTGGAGGAGTACCCGGCGCTGCCGCAGATGCCGACCGCGACCGGCACCGTGCCCGGTGAGGTCTTCGCCTCCGCCGCCGCGCAGGTTGCCATCGCCGCCGGCCGCGACGACACGCTCCCGGTGCTCACCGGCGTACGTATCGAGATCGAGGGCGACACCGTCACGCTGGCCTCCACCGACCGCTACCGCTTCGCTGTCCGCGAGTTCCTGTGGAAGCCGGAGAACCCGGACGCGTCCGCTGTCGCGCTGGTGCCCGCCAAGACGCTGCTCGACACCGCCAAGGCGCTGACCAGCGGTGACACGGTCACCCTCGCGCTCTCGGGCTCGGGTGCGGGCGAGGGGCTCATCGGTTTCGAGGGCGCGGGGCGGCGGACCACGACCCGGCTGCTCGAGGGCGATCTGCCGAAGTACCGGACGCTGTTCCCCACCGAGTTCAACTCGGTCGCCGTGATCGAGACCGCACCCTTCGTCGAGGCCGTCAAGCGAGTGGCCCTGGTCGCCGAGCGGAACACCCCGGTGCGGCTCAGCTTCGAGCAGGGCGTGCTGATCCTGGAGGCCGGTTCCAGCGACGATGCACAGGCTGTGGAGCGCGTCGACGCGAACCTCGATGGCGACGACATCTCGATCGCCTTCAACCCGACCTTCCTGCTCGACGGCCTGAGCGCCATCGACTCGCCGGTTGCCCAGCTCTCGTTCACCACCTCCACCAAGCCGGCGCTGCTGAGCGGCAAGCCGGCTGTGGATGCCGAGGCGGACGAGGCGTACAAGTACCTGATCATGCCTGTGCGGCTGTCCGGCTGA
- the dnaA gene encoding chromosomal replication initiator protein DnaA — MADVPADLAAVWPRVLEQLLAEGQQGIEPKDKQWIERCQPLALVADTALLAVPNEWGKRVLEGRLAPLISETLSRECGRPIRIAITVDDSVGEPPAQQSPPTQQQAPRYQGGPQHDERQNDPYDDYGHRPDDDRLPNVRPAYPEYQQHQQQRPEPGAWPRTQEDLSWQQPRLGGFQDRDPYATARLRQPQHDYRQPQPPERQQYEQPRPERHGQAPHRSAPGGAPGPLGAQPSPAPGPGEPHARLNPKYLFDTFVIGASNRFAHAAAVAVAEAPAKAYNPLFIYGESGLGKTHLLHAIGHYARSLYPGTRVRYVSSEEFTNEFINSIRDGKGDTFRKRYRDVDILLVDDIQFLASKESTQEEFFHTFNTLHNANKQIVLSSDRPPKQLVTLEDRLRNRFEWGLTTDVQPPELETRIAILRKKAVQEQLNAPPEVLEFIASRISRNIRELEGALIRVTAFASLNRQPVDLGLTEIVLKDLIPGGEDAAPEITASAIMAATADYFGLTVEDLCGSSRSRVLVTARQIAMYLCRELTDLSLPKIGAQFGGRDHTTVMHADRKIRALMAERRSIYNQVTELTNRIKNG, encoded by the coding sequence GTGGCTGACGTACCTGCCGATCTTGCCGCAGTGTGGCCACGAGTGCTGGAACAGCTCCTCGCGGAGGGCCAGCAGGGCATCGAGCCCAAGGACAAGCAGTGGATCGAGCGCTGCCAGCCACTCGCACTGGTGGCCGACACCGCGCTCCTCGCCGTACCCAATGAATGGGGCAAGCGCGTCCTCGAGGGCCGCCTCGCCCCGTTGATCAGCGAGACCCTCAGCCGTGAGTGCGGTCGGCCGATCCGGATCGCCATCACCGTGGACGACTCTGTGGGCGAGCCTCCGGCTCAGCAGTCACCCCCCACGCAGCAGCAGGCTCCTCGCTATCAGGGCGGCCCGCAGCACGACGAGCGGCAGAACGACCCGTATGACGACTACGGACACCGGCCCGACGACGACCGGCTGCCGAACGTCCGTCCTGCCTACCCCGAGTACCAGCAGCATCAGCAGCAGCGCCCTGAACCCGGCGCCTGGCCGCGTACACAGGAGGACCTCTCCTGGCAGCAGCCGAGGCTCGGTGGCTTCCAGGACCGCGACCCGTACGCCACCGCCCGGCTGCGCCAGCCCCAGCACGACTACCGGCAGCCGCAGCCGCCCGAGCGCCAGCAGTACGAGCAGCCGCGCCCGGAGCGCCACGGCCAGGCACCCCATCGCAGCGCTCCCGGGGGCGCACCCGGACCGCTGGGCGCTCAGCCCTCGCCGGCGCCCGGTCCCGGTGAGCCGCATGCCCGCCTGAACCCGAAGTACCTCTTCGACACCTTCGTCATCGGCGCTTCCAACCGGTTCGCGCACGCCGCGGCGGTCGCGGTCGCGGAGGCGCCGGCCAAGGCGTACAACCCCCTGTTCATCTATGGGGAGTCGGGGCTCGGAAAGACCCACCTGCTGCACGCCATCGGGCACTACGCGCGCAGCCTCTACCCCGGCACCCGGGTGCGGTATGTGAGCTCGGAGGAGTTCACCAACGAGTTCATCAACTCGATCCGCGACGGCAAGGGCGACACGTTCCGCAAGCGCTACCGCGATGTGGACATCCTGCTGGTCGACGACATCCAGTTCCTGGCGAGCAAGGAGTCGACGCAGGAGGAGTTCTTCCACACCTTCAATACGCTCCACAACGCCAACAAGCAGATCGTGCTGTCCTCGGACCGGCCGCCCAAGCAGCTGGTGACGCTGGAAGACCGGCTGCGGAACCGCTTCGAGTGGGGTCTGACCACCGACGTACAGCCGCCGGAGCTGGAGACGCGGATCGCGATCCTCCGTAAGAAGGCGGTGCAGGAGCAGCTCAACGCCCCGCCAGAGGTGCTGGAGTTCATCGCCTCCCGGATCTCACGCAACATCCGCGAGCTGGAGGGCGCGCTGATCCGGGTGACCGCGTTCGCTTCGCTCAACCGGCAGCCGGTGGATCTCGGGCTCACCGAGATCGTGCTCAAGGATCTGATCCCGGGTGGGGAGGACGCGGCTCCCGAGATCACCGCGAGCGCGATCATGGCGGCGACCGCCGACTACTTCGGTCTGACGGTGGAGGATCTCTGCGGATCGTCACGCAGCCGAGTGCTGGTGACCGCCCGCCAGATCGCGATGTATCTGTGCCGTGAGCTCACCGATCTGTCCCTGCCGAAGATCGGCGCGCAATTCGGCGGCCGTGACCATACGACCGTGATGCACGCGGACCGCAAGATCCGCGCGCTGATGGCCGAGCGGCGCTCCATCTACAACCAGGTCACCGAGCTCACCAACCGCATCAAGAACGGCTGA
- the rpmH gene encoding 50S ribosomal protein L34: protein MSKRTFQPNNRRRAKTHGFRLRMRTRAGRAILANRRGKGRASLSA from the coding sequence GTGAGCAAGCGCACCTTCCAGCCGAACAACCGTCGTCGCGCCAAGACCCACGGCTTCCGCCTGCGGATGCGCACCCGTGCCGGCCGCGCGATTCTCGCGAACCGCCGTGGCAAGGGTCGCGCAAGCCTGTCCGCCTGA
- the rnpA gene encoding ribonuclease P protein component, with protein MLPTENRLRRREDFATAVRRGRRAGRPLLVVHLRSGATDPHAPGESAPPTCAGFVVSKAVGGAVVRNKVKRRLRHLIRDRLAELPPGSLVVVRALPGAGDADYAQLARDLDAALQRLLGGGAR; from the coding sequence GTGCTGCCTACCGAGAATCGGCTGAGGCGGCGCGAGGACTTCGCGACCGCGGTACGCCGAGGACGCCGGGCCGGCCGCCCGCTCCTCGTCGTCCACCTACGCAGCGGTGCAACGGACCCGCACGCGCCTGGGGAGAGCGCTCCCCCGACGTGTGCGGGTTTCGTTGTAAGCAAGGCCGTGGGCGGGGCGGTGGTACGCAACAAGGTCAAGCGGAGACTGCGCCACCTGATACGCGACCGGCTCGCCGAGCTGCCCCCCGGTAGCCTGGTGGTCGTACGGGCGCTGCCCGGCGCGGGCGACGCCGATTATGCACAGCTGGCCCGAGACCTGGATGCCGCTCTTCAGCGGCTGCTGGGAGGGGGCGCGCGATGA
- the yidD gene encoding membrane protein insertion efficiency factor YidD: MKYPLLALIKLYQWTISPLLGPVCRYYPSCSHYGYTAIDRHGAVKGTALTAWRILRCNPWSPGGVDHVPPRKRPRWHEMLRDALRGSKGGHSAADVPPRESTPEPPSAAAETSPNAQGA, from the coding sequence ATGAAGTACCCGCTGCTGGCTCTGATCAAGCTGTACCAGTGGACGATCAGCCCGCTGCTGGGGCCTGTCTGCAGGTACTACCCGTCGTGTTCCCACTACGGATATACGGCCATCGACCGGCACGGCGCGGTCAAGGGCACAGCACTGACCGCCTGGCGCATCCTGCGATGCAATCCATGGTCGCCGGGTGGCGTGGATCATGTGCCGCCGCGCAAGCGTCCGCGATGGCATGAAATGCTGCGCGACGCCTTGCGTGGCAGCAAGGGCGGGCACTCCGCCGCCGATGTGCCTCCCCGGGAGTCGACCCCCGAACCCCCGAGTGCGGCCGCAGAGACCTCGCCCAATGCTCAAGGAGCCTGA
- the yidC gene encoding membrane protein insertase YidC → MDTIASLFSFITTPVSWVIVQFHTLYGAIFGPDTGWAWGLSIVSLVILIRICLIPLFVKQIKSTRNMQALQPKMKAIQERYKSDKQRQSEEMMKLYKETGTNPLSSCLPILAQSPFFFALYHVLSSIASGKTVGVINESLLDSARQAHIFGAPLASKFTDSTEKVAALNASLTDVRIVTAIMIVLMSASQFYTQRQLMQKNVDLTVKTPYMQQQKMLMYIFPVIFAVMGINFPVGVLVYWLTTNVWTMGQQMYVINQNPTPGSKAQDHYLQRLLKSVTAHSEVRSRRKRNVIQAIVAKGADRNENERRFITGLAKAGFAAQPDGTVAKSDTAVAEADGGPAQRRQQPKRQTKSKRQSAAAQQGAAKSSDSADSESRLSLEKDARSGSASQAGGSGGDTKPKPAGKPASGSARQQPKSGQRKGQQRPKHPSSKK, encoded by the coding sequence GTGGACACGATTGCCAGTCTCTTCAGCTTTATCACCACACCTGTTTCGTGGGTCATCGTCCAGTTCCACACGCTCTACGGGGCGATCTTCGGCCCCGACACGGGCTGGGCCTGGGGACTGTCCATCGTGTCGTTGGTGATCCTCATCCGGATCTGTCTGATCCCGCTCTTTGTGAAGCAGATCAAGTCGACCCGGAACATGCAGGCGCTCCAGCCGAAGATGAAGGCGATCCAGGAGCGCTACAAGAGCGACAAGCAGCGTCAGTCCGAAGAGATGATGAAGCTGTACAAGGAGACGGGCACCAACCCGCTCTCCTCGTGCCTTCCGATCCTCGCGCAGTCGCCGTTCTTCTTCGCCCTGTACCACGTGCTCTCCAGCATCGCCTCGGGCAAGACCGTCGGTGTTATCAATGAATCGCTGCTGGACAGCGCCCGGCAGGCGCACATCTTCGGTGCCCCTCTGGCGTCGAAGTTCACGGACAGCACGGAGAAGGTCGCCGCACTCAACGCCTCGCTGACCGATGTACGCATCGTCACCGCGATCATGATCGTCCTGATGTCGGCGTCGCAGTTCTACACCCAGCGCCAGCTGATGCAGAAGAACGTCGACCTGACGGTCAAGACGCCGTACATGCAGCAGCAGAAGATGTTGATGTACATCTTCCCGGTCATCTTCGCCGTGATGGGCATCAACTTCCCCGTCGGTGTCCTCGTCTACTGGCTGACCACCAACGTGTGGACCATGGGCCAGCAGATGTACGTGATCAACCAGAACCCGACGCCGGGCAGCAAGGCCCAGGACCACTACCTGCAGCGCCTGCTGAAGAGCGTCACCGCCCACAGTGAAGTTCGGTCGCGTCGCAAGCGCAATGTCATCCAGGCGATCGTGGCCAAGGGCGCGGACCGCAACGAGAACGAGCGTCGGTTCATCACAGGCCTGGCCAAGGCGGGCTTCGCTGCCCAGCCGGACGGCACGGTGGCCAAGAGTGACACGGCAGTCGCCGAGGCCGACGGCGGCCCCGCGCAGAGGCGGCAGCAGCCCAAGCGTCAGACCAAGTCGAAGCGTCAGTCCGCCGCTGCGCAGCAGGGCGCAGCCAAGAGCTCCGATTCCGCCGACTCCGAGTCGAGGCTCTCGCTCGAGAAGGATGCGCGCTCCGGGAGTGCCTCCCAGGCCGGAGGCTCCGGGGGAGACACCAAGCCGAAGCCGGCGGGGAAGCCTGCCTCAGGTTCCGCACGCCAGCAGCCCAAGTCCGGACAGCGCAAGGGCCAGCAGCGGCCCAAGCACCCGTCGTCCAAGAAGTAA